A window of Microbacterium luteolum contains these coding sequences:
- a CDS encoding FAD-binding and (Fe-S)-binding domain-containing protein codes for MPTTLAEPLDPALLGSSTEVHSRSIDRFARAHDASHYLLIPDAVLSPADAEGVARAFGAVRAAGRSMTFRSGGTSLSGQGVSGDILVDTRSHFREILVENDGATVRVGPGATVRQVNTRLARYRRKLGPDPASEIACTIGGVVANNSSGMACGITENSYQTIESMRIVLPSGTILDTGDPEAEALLRAAEPALVDGLLALRDRLLASPEHVAFLRQQFSMKNTMGYGLNALLDFDDPVRILEHLIIGSEGTLAFVAEASFRTIEVRPAVATGLLVFETLSAAMTALPDLADLGLATIELLDAASLRVAQDLSDVPATIAEIEVQGHAALLVEVHSDSVDTLVQASATAQAHFESLPLAIAPRLTTDAAERAALWHVRKGLYTAVAGARPSGTTALLEDIVVPVPRLLATCERLIELFAEHGYEGSVIFGHAKDGNVHFLLNERFDDPESVARYRRFTDDLVTLVLSQQGSLKAEHGTGRIMAPFVRRQYGDELTDMMWEIKRLFDPDLILNPGVVLSDDPDSYLDDLKRVPTVESEVDRCVECGYCEPTCPSVSITLTPRQRIVIRRDMAWAEEQGDTALLRDLQADYDYDGVQTCAVDGMCGVACPVDINTGDLVRRLRAEESSKIEDTFWDAAAKGWGAVTRVGGTALTFASAMPAPLVKGVTQVGRALLGADTVPLYDGGLPRGGTKAPAAQNPADARAVFFGACIGTMFGAEGHGEGSRDAVRALLDRAGIAVVIPEDTGGMCCGTPWKSKGHLAGYDRMTERVLSSLWEASRQGVLPVVCDAASCTEGLHTMLAKSVAEYPEYAELVIEDATTYIAREVLPNLTVAAKLDSVAVHPTCSTTALGATGALTEIAAAVATEVFVPEGWGCCAFAGDRGMLHPELTASATAVESAEIRAADADRGGFDAFVSANRTCEIGMTRATGQPYRHVVEVLEELTRG; via the coding sequence GTGCCGACCACACTCGCAGAACCGCTGGACCCTGCCCTGCTCGGGTCGTCGACCGAGGTCCACTCCCGATCGATCGACCGCTTCGCCCGGGCGCACGATGCCTCTCACTACCTCCTGATCCCCGACGCCGTCCTCTCCCCCGCGGATGCCGAAGGCGTCGCGCGCGCGTTCGGCGCCGTGCGCGCCGCGGGACGGTCGATGACCTTCCGTTCCGGCGGCACCAGCCTCTCCGGACAGGGCGTGAGCGGCGACATCCTCGTGGACACCCGCAGCCACTTCCGCGAAATCCTCGTCGAGAACGACGGCGCGACCGTCCGGGTCGGCCCCGGTGCCACCGTCCGGCAGGTCAACACGCGCCTCGCGCGGTATCGCCGCAAGCTCGGCCCCGACCCCGCCAGCGAGATCGCGTGCACCATCGGCGGCGTCGTCGCCAACAACTCCAGCGGCATGGCGTGCGGCATCACCGAGAACTCGTACCAGACCATCGAGTCGATGCGGATCGTCCTCCCCAGCGGCACGATCCTCGACACCGGAGATCCGGAGGCCGAGGCCCTGCTCCGCGCCGCCGAGCCTGCGCTCGTCGACGGACTGCTGGCGCTGCGCGACCGGCTCCTCGCCTCTCCCGAGCACGTCGCGTTCCTCCGGCAGCAGTTCTCCATGAAGAACACCATGGGATACGGACTCAACGCCCTCCTCGACTTCGATGACCCGGTGCGGATCCTCGAGCACCTCATCATCGGCTCGGAGGGCACCCTCGCCTTCGTCGCCGAGGCCAGTTTCCGGACGATCGAGGTGCGACCCGCCGTCGCCACCGGACTGCTCGTGTTCGAGACGCTCTCGGCCGCGATGACGGCGCTGCCCGACCTCGCGGATCTCGGGCTCGCCACCATCGAGCTGCTGGATGCGGCATCGCTCCGCGTCGCGCAGGACCTGAGCGACGTGCCGGCGACGATCGCGGAGATCGAGGTGCAGGGTCACGCCGCACTGCTCGTCGAGGTCCACTCCGACAGCGTGGACACACTCGTGCAGGCGAGCGCCACGGCTCAGGCGCACTTCGAATCGCTCCCGTTGGCCATCGCACCGCGCCTGACCACGGATGCCGCGGAGCGAGCGGCGCTCTGGCACGTCAGGAAGGGGCTCTACACCGCCGTCGCCGGCGCGCGCCCCTCCGGCACGACCGCGCTCCTGGAAGACATCGTCGTACCCGTCCCGCGCCTCCTCGCCACCTGCGAGCGGCTCATCGAGCTCTTCGCGGAGCACGGCTACGAAGGGTCCGTGATCTTCGGGCACGCGAAGGACGGGAACGTGCACTTCCTTCTCAACGAGCGCTTCGACGATCCCGAGAGCGTCGCCCGCTATCGCCGCTTCACCGATGACCTCGTCACCCTGGTGCTCTCGCAGCAGGGTTCCCTCAAGGCCGAGCACGGGACCGGCCGCATCATGGCCCCGTTCGTGCGGCGCCAGTACGGCGACGAGCTGACCGACATGATGTGGGAGATCAAGCGGCTGTTCGACCCCGACCTGATCCTCAACCCCGGCGTGGTGCTCTCCGATGACCCGGACTCGTACCTGGACGATCTCAAGCGGGTGCCGACCGTCGAGAGCGAGGTCGACCGCTGCGTCGAGTGCGGCTACTGCGAGCCGACGTGCCCGAGCGTGAGCATCACGCTCACGCCGCGGCAGCGCATCGTGATCCGCCGCGACATGGCCTGGGCCGAGGAGCAGGGCGACACCGCGCTGCTGCGGGACCTGCAGGCCGACTACGACTACGACGGCGTGCAGACCTGCGCGGTCGACGGCATGTGCGGCGTCGCCTGCCCCGTCGACATCAACACGGGCGATCTGGTCCGTCGGCTCCGCGCCGAGGAGTCGTCGAAGATCGAGGACACGTTCTGGGACGCGGCCGCCAAGGGCTGGGGCGCCGTCACACGCGTCGGCGGCACCGCCCTGACATTCGCCTCCGCGATGCCCGCTCCCCTCGTGAAGGGCGTGACCCAGGTGGGGCGCGCCCTCCTCGGTGCCGACACCGTGCCCCTCTACGACGGCGGGCTGCCCCGTGGCGGCACGAAGGCCCCGGCAGCGCAGAACCCCGCCGACGCCCGAGCGGTCTTCTTCGGCGCGTGCATCGGCACGATGTTCGGGGCGGAGGGCCACGGCGAGGGCTCCCGCGATGCGGTCCGCGCTCTGCTCGACCGAGCCGGCATCGCCGTCGTCATCCCCGAGGACACCGGCGGCATGTGCTGCGGCACCCCCTGGAAGTCGAAGGGGCACCTCGCGGGCTACGACCGGATGACGGAGCGCGTGCTCTCGTCGCTGTGGGAGGCCAGCCGGCAGGGCGTGCTGCCGGTCGTGTGCGACGCGGCCTCCTGCACCGAGGGCCTGCACACGATGCTCGCGAAGTCCGTCGCTGAGTATCCGGAGTACGCAGAGCTCGTGATCGAGGATGCCACGACCTACATCGCCAGGGAGGTGCTCCCCAACCTCACCGTGGCCGCCAAGCTCGACAGCGTGGCAGTGCATCCGACCTGCTCGACGACCGCCCTGGGCGCGACCGGCGCACTCACCGAGATCGCCGCGGCCGTCGCCACCGAGGTGTTCGTTCCCGAGGGATGGGGATGCTGCGCCTTCGCCGGAGACCGCGGCATGCTGCATCCTGAGCTCACGGCCAGCGCCACAGCCGTCGAGTCGGCCGAGATCCGCGCGGCGGATGCCGACCGCGGCGGATTCGATGCCTTCGTCTCTGCGAACCGCACCTGCGAGATCGGCATGACCCGCGCGACCGGACAGCCGTACCGCCACGTCGTCGAGGTGCTCGAAGAGCTCACCCGCGGCTGA
- the ilvC gene encoding ketol-acid reductoisomerase, translating into MARASPSASCAADELHTLTRTTNKEKHTVSTEIFYDADADLSLIQGKKVAIVGYGSQGHAHAQNLRDSGVEVAIALKEGSKSAAKAEEAGFPVKTVAEATEWADLIMILAPDQHQRTIYSESIAPNLTAGKTLAFAHGFNIRFGYIDAPEGVDVILVAPKAPGHTVRREFVAGRGIPDIIAVERDASGHAWDTALSYAKAIGGTRAGVIKTTFTEETETDLFGEQAVLCGGVSHLVQAGFETLTEAGYQPQIAYFEVLHELKLIVDLMWEGGIAKQRWSISDTAEFGDYVSGPRVIDARVKESMQGVLADIQSGAFAKRFIDDQDNGAEEFLALRAKEEQHPIEVTGKELRSLFAWKQTDEDYVDGSAAR; encoded by the coding sequence GTGGCAAGAGCATCACCGAGCGCGTCCTGCGCGGCTGACGAACTTCACACACTTACAAGAACCACGAACAAGGAGAAACACACCGTGAGCACCGAGATCTTCTACGACGCCGACGCCGACCTGTCCCTGATCCAGGGCAAGAAGGTCGCGATCGTCGGTTACGGATCGCAGGGTCACGCCCACGCGCAGAACCTGCGCGACTCGGGTGTCGAGGTCGCCATCGCGCTCAAGGAGGGCTCCAAGTCCGCCGCGAAGGCCGAGGAGGCCGGCTTCCCGGTCAAGACCGTCGCCGAGGCGACCGAGTGGGCCGACCTCATCATGATCCTCGCGCCGGACCAGCACCAGCGCACCATCTACAGCGAGTCCATCGCGCCGAACCTGACCGCGGGCAAGACCCTCGCGTTCGCGCACGGCTTCAACATCCGCTTCGGCTACATCGACGCTCCCGAGGGCGTCGACGTGATCCTCGTCGCCCCGAAGGCGCCGGGGCACACGGTCCGTCGCGAGTTCGTCGCCGGCCGCGGCATCCCGGACATCATCGCCGTCGAGCGCGACGCGTCGGGACACGCCTGGGATACGGCGCTCTCGTACGCGAAGGCCATCGGCGGCACCCGCGCCGGCGTCATCAAGACGACCTTCACCGAGGAGACCGAGACCGACCTCTTCGGCGAGCAGGCTGTGCTCTGCGGTGGCGTCAGCCACCTCGTCCAGGCTGGCTTCGAGACCCTCACCGAGGCGGGCTACCAGCCGCAGATCGCCTACTTCGAGGTGCTGCACGAGCTGAAGCTCATCGTCGACCTCATGTGGGAGGGCGGCATCGCCAAGCAGCGCTGGTCGATCTCCGACACGGCCGAGTTCGGCGATTACGTCTCCGGCCCGCGCGTCATCGACGCCCGCGTCAAGGAGAGCATGCAGGGCGTCCTCGCCGACATCCAGTCCGGTGCTTTCGCGAAGCGCTTCATCGACGACCAGGACAACGGCGCCGAGGAGTTCCTGGCGCTGCGCGCCAAGGAGGAGCAGCACCCGATCGAGGTGACCGGCAAGGAGCTGCGGTCGCTCTTCGCGTGGAAGCAGACCGACGAGGACTACGTCGACGGCAGCGCTGCGCGCTGA
- the ilvN gene encoding acetolactate synthase small subunit, giving the protein MSTHVLSLLVEDRPGLLTRVAGLFARRSFNIESLAVGVTEVPGISRITVVVDVEEQLPLEQVTKQLNKLINVIKIVELDASSSVQREHMLVKVRTDNTTRSNVIEVVNLFRASVVDYAPDALVVEVTGDKGKVEALLKAFEPFGIKEIAQSGLLAIGRGGKSITERVLRG; this is encoded by the coding sequence ATGTCGACCCATGTGCTGAGCCTGCTGGTGGAGGACCGCCCCGGTCTTCTCACCCGTGTCGCCGGGCTGTTCGCCCGTCGCAGCTTCAACATCGAGTCCCTCGCCGTCGGCGTGACCGAGGTTCCGGGCATCTCCCGGATCACTGTCGTCGTCGACGTGGAGGAGCAGCTTCCCCTCGAGCAGGTGACGAAGCAGCTGAACAAGCTGATCAACGTCATCAAGATCGTCGAGCTCGATGCCTCCTCGTCGGTGCAGCGTGAGCACATGCTCGTCAAGGTGCGTACCGACAACACCACCCGCTCGAACGTGATCGAGGTCGTGAACCTGTTCCGTGCATCGGTCGTCGACTACGCGCCGGATGCGCTGGTCGTCGAGGTCACGGGTGACAAGGGCAAGGTCGAGGCGTTGCTCAAGGCGTTCGAGCCCTTCGGCATCAAGGAGATCGCCCAGTCGGGTCTCCTCGCGATCGGCCGCGGTGGCAAGAGCATCACCGAGCGCGTCCTGCGCGGCTGA
- a CDS encoding acetolactate synthase large subunit has translation MTADSAPAVPRPPSQKAASPELTGAEAVVRSLGLLGVTDVFGIPGGTIMPVYDPLLDDDTVRHILVRHEQGAGHAAEGYASASGRTGVAIATSGPGATNLVTAIADAYMDSVPIVAITGQVFSHLMGTDAFQEADIVGITMPITKHSFLVKEPSEIPGALAAAFEIASTGRPGPVLVDITKDAQQKSAPFIWPPKVDLPGYRPVTKAHGKQIQAAAALLAEAKKPVLYVGGGVVRGRAAAELLALAESTNAPVVTTLMARGVFPDSHQQHLGMPGMHGTVPAVLALQESDLIVALGARFDDRVTGKAADFAPHAKVVHVDIDPAEISKIRNADVPIVGDVRDVLIDLDAAFRGVVGSTQPDISEWWSYLDGLRGEFPLGYTPPDDGLLAPQYVIQRIGELTGPEGVYVAGVGQHQMWAAQFIKYERPNAWLNSGGAGTMGYSVPAAMGAKVAEPDRHVWAIDGDGCFQMTNQELATCTINNIPIKVAIINNSSLGMVRQWQTLFYDGRHSNTDLNTGHGTVRIPDFVKLGEAYGCLAIRVEKAEDVDAAIKLALETNDRPVVIDFVVSADAMVWPMVPQGVSNSYVQYARDHAPTFDEED, from the coding sequence ATGACTGCTGACTCCGCCCCGGCCGTTCCACGGCCACCGTCCCAGAAGGCCGCTTCTCCCGAGCTCACGGGCGCTGAGGCCGTCGTCCGCTCTCTCGGGCTTCTCGGGGTGACCGACGTCTTCGGCATCCCCGGCGGCACGATCATGCCCGTCTACGACCCTCTGCTCGACGACGACACCGTCCGGCACATCCTCGTGCGCCACGAACAGGGCGCGGGTCACGCCGCTGAGGGCTATGCCTCGGCGAGCGGACGCACCGGTGTCGCGATCGCGACCTCGGGCCCCGGAGCGACCAACCTCGTGACCGCGATCGCGGACGCCTACATGGACTCCGTGCCGATCGTCGCGATCACCGGCCAGGTGTTCAGCCACCTGATGGGCACGGACGCGTTCCAGGAGGCCGACATCGTCGGCATCACCATGCCGATCACGAAGCACTCGTTCCTGGTGAAGGAGCCTTCCGAGATCCCCGGTGCCCTCGCTGCCGCCTTCGAGATCGCCTCCACGGGACGTCCCGGGCCGGTGCTCGTCGACATCACGAAGGACGCGCAGCAGAAGTCGGCGCCGTTCATCTGGCCGCCTAAGGTCGATCTGCCGGGCTACCGTCCGGTGACCAAGGCCCACGGCAAGCAGATCCAGGCCGCTGCCGCCCTGCTCGCCGAAGCCAAGAAGCCGGTGCTGTACGTCGGCGGCGGTGTGGTGCGCGGTCGCGCGGCAGCCGAGCTGCTGGCACTCGCCGAGTCGACCAACGCGCCGGTGGTGACGACGCTGATGGCACGAGGGGTGTTCCCCGACTCCCACCAGCAGCATCTCGGCATGCCGGGTATGCACGGTACGGTTCCGGCCGTGCTCGCGCTCCAGGAGTCCGATCTCATCGTCGCCCTCGGCGCACGATTCGATGACCGTGTCACCGGGAAGGCCGCGGACTTCGCACCTCATGCGAAGGTCGTGCACGTCGACATCGATCCGGCGGAGATCTCCAAGATCCGCAACGCCGACGTGCCGATCGTGGGCGACGTGCGCGACGTGCTGATCGACCTGGATGCCGCGTTCCGCGGTGTCGTCGGCAGCACGCAGCCCGACATCTCGGAGTGGTGGTCGTACCTCGACGGCCTGCGGGGGGAGTTCCCCCTCGGCTACACGCCCCCGGACGACGGTCTGCTCGCTCCGCAGTACGTGATCCAGCGCATCGGCGAGCTCACCGGACCGGAGGGCGTCTACGTCGCCGGCGTCGGTCAGCACCAGATGTGGGCGGCGCAGTTCATCAAGTACGAGCGCCCCAACGCGTGGCTGAACTCGGGCGGAGCCGGCACGATGGGCTACTCCGTTCCCGCCGCGATGGGGGCGAAGGTCGCCGAGCCTGACCGCCACGTGTGGGCGATCGACGGCGACGGCTGCTTCCAGATGACCAACCAGGAACTCGCCACCTGCACGATCAACAACATCCCGATCAAGGTCGCGATCATCAACAACTCCTCGCTGGGCATGGTGCGCCAGTGGCAGACGCTGTTCTACGACGGCCGTCACTCCAACACCGACCTCAACACGGGGCACGGCACCGTGCGCATCCCCGACTTCGTCAAGCTCGGCGAGGCCTACGGATGCCTGGCGATCCGGGTGGAGAAGGCGGAAGACGTCGACGCCGCCATCAAGCTCGCCCTCGAGACCAACGACCGACCGGTCGTGATCGACTTCGTGGTGAGCGCCGACGCCATGGTGTGGCCGATGGTTCCGCAGGGAGTCAGCAACAGCTATGTCCAGTACGCGCGCGACCACGCGCCCACGTTCGACGAGGAGGACTGA
- the ilvD gene encoding dihydroxy-acid dehydratase, with amino-acid sequence MSTHDPSPSASIDIKPRSRVVTDGIEATTSRGMLRAVGMGDADWEKPQIGIASSWNEITPCNLSLDRLAQGAKEGVHSGGGYPLQFGTISVSDGISMGHEGMHFSLVSREVIADSVETVMMAERLDGSVLLAGCDKSIPGMLMASARLDLSSVFLYAGSIAPGWVKLSDGTEKDVTIIDSFEAVGACRAGLMSEEDLKRIECAIAPGEGACGGMYTANTMASVAEALGLSLPGSAAPPAADRRRDYYAHRSGEAVVNLLRQGITTRDILTKEAFENAIALAMALGGSTNVVLHLLAIAREAEVDLNLHDFNRIGDKVPHVADMKPFGKYVMNDVDRHGGIPVIMKAMLDEGLLHGDALTVTGKTLAENLAELDPQPIDGTVIHTFDNPIHATGGLTILHGSLAPEGAVVKTAGFDAAVFEGPARVFERERAAMDAVAEGEIEPGTVIVIRYEGPKGGPGMREMLAITAAIKGAGLGKDVLLLTDGRFSGGTTGLCIGHIAPEAVDAGPIAFVRDGDLIRVDIAARSLDLLVDDAELASRRSGWEPLPPRYTRGVLAKYSRLVRSAAEGATTG; translated from the coding sequence ATGTCCACGCACGATCCTTCTCCCAGCGCGTCCATCGACATCAAGCCCCGCAGCCGCGTCGTCACCGACGGCATCGAGGCGACGACCTCCCGCGGCATGCTCCGCGCGGTCGGCATGGGCGACGCGGACTGGGAGAAGCCGCAGATCGGCATCGCCTCCAGCTGGAACGAGATCACGCCCTGCAACCTGAGCCTCGACCGGCTCGCGCAGGGCGCGAAGGAGGGCGTGCACTCCGGCGGGGGCTATCCGCTGCAGTTCGGCACGATCTCCGTCTCGGACGGAATCTCGATGGGGCATGAGGGCATGCACTTCTCGCTCGTGTCGCGCGAGGTCATCGCCGACTCGGTGGAGACCGTCATGATGGCCGAGCGCCTCGACGGCTCCGTCCTGCTCGCCGGCTGCGACAAGTCGATCCCCGGCATGCTCATGGCCAGCGCCCGCCTCGATCTGTCCAGCGTCTTCCTGTACGCGGGGTCGATCGCTCCCGGCTGGGTGAAGCTGTCGGACGGCACCGAGAAGGACGTCACGATCATCGACTCGTTCGAGGCGGTCGGCGCGTGCCGGGCCGGCCTCATGAGCGAAGAGGACCTGAAGCGCATCGAGTGCGCGATCGCACCGGGTGAAGGCGCCTGCGGCGGCATGTACACGGCCAACACGATGGCATCCGTCGCCGAGGCGCTCGGGCTCAGCCTCCCCGGCTCCGCTGCGCCGCCCGCGGCGGACCGTCGTCGCGACTACTACGCGCACCGCTCCGGAGAGGCCGTGGTCAACCTGCTCCGCCAGGGCATCACCACCCGCGACATCCTGACGAAGGAGGCGTTCGAGAACGCGATCGCGCTCGCGATGGCTCTCGGCGGCTCGACCAACGTGGTCCTGCACCTCCTCGCGATCGCCCGCGAGGCGGAGGTCGACCTGAACCTCCACGACTTCAACCGCATCGGCGACAAGGTTCCGCACGTCGCGGACATGAAGCCCTTCGGCAAGTACGTCATGAACGACGTCGACCGCCACGGCGGCATCCCGGTGATCATGAAGGCCATGCTCGACGAGGGGCTGCTGCACGGCGACGCGCTCACGGTCACCGGCAAGACGCTCGCCGAGAACCTGGCCGAGCTCGACCCGCAGCCGATCGACGGCACCGTCATCCACACCTTCGACAACCCGATCCATGCCACGGGCGGCCTCACGATCCTGCACGGCTCGCTGGCGCCGGAGGGCGCGGTCGTCAAGACCGCCGGGTTCGACGCCGCCGTCTTCGAGGGCCCGGCGCGAGTGTTCGAGCGCGAGCGCGCCGCGATGGACGCCGTCGCCGAGGGCGAGATCGAACCGGGCACCGTGATCGTGATCCGCTACGAAGGTCCCAAGGGCGGACCGGGCATGCGCGAGATGCTGGCCATCACCGCGGCCATCAAGGGCGCTGGGCTCGGAAAAGATGTACTACTCTTAACTGACGGACGATTCTCAGGCGGCACAACCGGCCTGTGCATCGGCCACATAGCACCCGAAGCGGTGGACGCAGGTCCTATCGCCTTCGTGCGCGATGGTGATCTGATACGGGTCGATATCGCAGCTCGCTCTCTCGACCTACTCGTCGACGACGCTGAGCTCGCCTCCCGCCGCTCTGGCTGGGAGCCGCTTCCCCCGCGTTACACCCGTGGTGTTCTTGCCAAGTACTCACGACTCGTGCGTTCCGCTGCAGAAGGCGCGACGACCGGGTGA
- the otsB gene encoding trehalose-phosphatase: MHADTTTTTTTTTTTTTTTTTTTTTGEHVTRAWTPGAPDADLSALAATPRLVVALDFDGTASPLVPDPMAARALPDVATQVARLAALPDTVVAYVSGRSMHDLRVITEHDDDSVIALAGSHGAQYWFPGEGEAAATGEATEDGAREELWAAARPIIERYEGAEFEPKTFGMGVHTRRADRDTEERVFAEIDALVAERFPHWRRRAGHRVLEFSSRTEGKDAAVAALRERFDATGILFAGDDVTDEDAMRVLQPGDLGVRVGPGDSAAILRVENPQQIGELLEALADERSSLRE, translated from the coding sequence ATGCACGCTGACACCACGACCACGACCACGACCACGACCACGACCACGACCACGACCACGACCACGACCACGACTGGAGAACACGTGACCCGCGCCTGGACCCCCGGAGCCCCCGACGCCGACCTGTCGGCCCTCGCCGCGACGCCCCGCCTGGTCGTCGCCCTCGACTTCGACGGCACCGCGTCCCCCCTCGTGCCCGACCCCATGGCGGCACGGGCGCTCCCGGACGTCGCGACGCAGGTGGCCAGACTCGCCGCGCTGCCCGACACCGTGGTCGCCTACGTCTCCGGACGCAGCATGCACGACCTCCGGGTGATCACCGAGCACGACGACGACTCGGTCATCGCGCTCGCCGGATCGCACGGCGCCCAGTACTGGTTCCCGGGCGAGGGTGAAGCCGCGGCGACGGGGGAGGCGACCGAGGACGGTGCGCGCGAAGAGCTGTGGGCCGCGGCCCGCCCCATCATCGAGCGCTACGAGGGAGCCGAGTTCGAGCCCAAGACCTTCGGGATGGGCGTGCACACCCGACGCGCCGACCGCGACACCGAGGAGCGCGTGTTCGCGGAGATCGATGCGCTCGTCGCCGAGCGGTTCCCGCACTGGCGCCGTCGTGCGGGGCACCGCGTGCTGGAGTTCTCTTCGCGCACCGAGGGGAAGGATGCCGCGGTCGCGGCCCTGCGAGAGCGCTTCGACGCCACCGGCATCCTGTTCGCCGGCGACGACGTGACCGACGAGGACGCCATGCGGGTGCTGCAGCCGGGCGATCTCGGCGTGCGCGTGGGGCCGGGGGACAGCGCCGCGATCCTGCGTGTGGAGAACCCACAACAGATCGGCGAGCTTCTGGAGGCACTCGCGGACGAGCGCTCCTCGCTCCGGGAATAG
- a CDS encoding alpha,alpha-trehalose-phosphate synthase (UDP-forming) has product MAAADFVVVANRLPVDRVPGPDGEEVWRTSPGGLVAALEPVMQGVNGAWVGWAGQPDLELKPFTSGGLRLIPIPLSEQEIAEYYEGFSNDTIWPLYHDVIAPPQYHREWWDAYVSVNRRFADAAAAAVAQGGTVWVHDYQLQLVPQMVRALRPDVTIGYFHHIPFPTHGLYAQLPWRGQVLRGLLGADVIGFQRATDATNFLNAIRRRLKYDIKASTVTVPSGNGEIDDRGESHRALVKAFPISIDTVPYLELAARPDIQARAVEIRESLGNPKRILLGVDRLDYTKGIGHRVKAYGELLASRALSVEDVTLVQVASPSRERVDAYANLRDEIELAVSRINGDTDTMGHTAIRYLHQGFPREEMVALYLAADVMLVTALRDGMNLVAKEYVATRIDNRGVLVLSEFAGAADELGSAIQVNPHDIEGLKEAIMRAVEMPPREQGKRMRSMRRRVLEHDVNAWSDSFLSALSAARDAR; this is encoded by the coding sequence ATGGCCGCCGCAGATTTCGTCGTGGTCGCCAATCGGCTGCCCGTCGACCGTGTTCCGGGTCCCGACGGCGAAGAGGTGTGGCGCACGTCGCCCGGTGGACTGGTCGCCGCGCTCGAGCCCGTGATGCAGGGAGTGAACGGCGCCTGGGTCGGATGGGCCGGACAGCCTGATCTCGAGCTCAAGCCCTTCACCTCCGGGGGTCTGCGACTGATCCCGATCCCGTTGAGCGAGCAGGAGATCGCGGAGTACTACGAAGGCTTCTCCAACGACACCATCTGGCCGCTGTATCACGACGTCATCGCGCCTCCCCAGTACCACCGCGAGTGGTGGGACGCGTACGTGTCGGTCAACCGCCGGTTCGCGGATGCCGCCGCGGCGGCTGTGGCGCAGGGCGGCACCGTCTGGGTGCACGACTACCAGCTGCAGCTCGTGCCGCAGATGGTGCGCGCACTGCGCCCCGACGTGACGATCGGCTACTTCCACCACATCCCGTTCCCGACGCACGGCCTGTACGCCCAGCTGCCGTGGCGCGGACAGGTGCTGCGCGGTCTCCTCGGAGCCGATGTGATCGGCTTCCAGCGTGCGACCGACGCCACCAACTTCCTCAACGCCATCCGGCGTCGGTTGAAGTACGACATCAAGGCCTCGACCGTCACGGTGCCGTCGGGCAACGGAGAGATCGATGACAGGGGAGAGTCCCACCGAGCGCTGGTGAAGGCCTTCCCGATCTCGATCGACACGGTGCCGTACCTCGAGCTCGCCGCGCGACCCGACATCCAGGCACGTGCCGTCGAGATCCGGGAGAGCCTCGGCAACCCCAAGCGCATCCTCCTCGGAGTGGACCGTCTCGACTACACCAAGGGCATCGGGCACCGGGTCAAGGCCTACGGAGAGCTGCTGGCATCCAGGGCCCTCTCGGTCGAGGACGTGACCCTCGTGCAGGTGGCGAGCCCCAGTCGCGAGCGCGTCGACGCGTACGCGAACCTCCGCGACGAGATCGAACTCGCCGTCAGCCGCATCAACGGCGACACCGACACCATGGGTCACACGGCCATCCGCTATCTGCACCAGGGATTCCCCCGTGAGGAGATGGTCGCCCTGTACCTCGCGGCCGACGTGATGCTCGTGACGGCACTGCGCGACGGCATGAACCTCGTGGCCAAGGAGTACGTCGCCACCCGGATCGACAATCGGGGCGTACTGGTGCTGAGCGAGTTCGCCGGCGCCGCCGACGAGCTCGGCAGTGCGATCCAGGTGAACCCGCACGACATCGAAGGCCTCAAGGAGGCGATCATGCGTGCTGTCGAGATGCCGCCGAGAGAGCAGGGGAAGCGGATGCGGTCGATGCGCCGCCGAGTGCTCGAACACGACGTGAACGCCTGGTCCGACTCCTTCCTGTCGGCCCTCAGCGCGGCGCGCGATGCACGCTGA